The proteins below come from a single Mangifera indica cultivar Alphonso chromosome 16, CATAS_Mindica_2.1, whole genome shotgun sequence genomic window:
- the LOC123199418 gene encoding 3-isopropylmalate dehydratase small subunit 1-like has protein sequence MAASSLSFSAKTFTFSPAPKTQAKPFINHFSNSLRFPTASSTSPAIFTTSTTSKDPRASSVMSRATNDAVKANTNTFHSLCYVVGNNIDTDQIISADYLTLAPSKPEEYEKLGSYALIGLPSTYTMRLIGENETKTKYKIVIENNNFRCESSREHAPVALGAAGVTVAAA, from the coding sequence atgGCGGCTTCATCACTCTCTTTCTCTGCAAAAACCTTCACTTTCTCACCCGCACCCAAAACCCAAGCCAAACCATTTATCAATCATTTCTCAAATTCACTCCGATTTCCCACcgcctcctccacctcaccagCTATTTTCACAACCTCAACCACCTCCAAAGATCCACGCGCCTCTTCCGTGATGTCACGCGCAACCAATGATGCTGTCAAAGCAAACACAAACACATTTCACAGCCTCTGCTACGTGGTGGGCAACAACATCGACACTGACCAAATCATCTCCGCCGATTACCTCACATTAGCCCCATCTAAGCCCGAGGAATACGAAAAACTTGGCTCCTATGCTTTAATCGGTCTCCCTTCGACCTACACCATGCGTTTAATTGGCGAAAatgaaaccaaaacaaaatacaaaatcgTAATCGAGAACAATAACTTCAGATGCGAGTCTTCTCGTGAGCATGCGCCGGTGGCACTGGGAGCGGCTGGAGTAACGGTGGCTGCTGCATAG
- the LOC123198937 gene encoding receptor-like protein 56 codes for MSLIKLLLMFVIVLVQIHGFKGFSEKERIGLLELKSFIKSVNDYKTDEILVSWVDDKASNCCEWERVQCNATTGHVIKLSLSYTRQFNYNEDFQGYPTLNLSLFHPFEELENLDLSLNYFGGWHENKGLGNLKNLKWLDLSDNNINTSLANLGLQNLRSLKELYMRENGISGSLALLGLANMTNLKTLDLSSNQINTSLASLGLANMTNLKTLDLSSNQINTSLASLGLQNIKSLEELYMHDNGINGSFTLLVLAVEFN; via the exons ATGTCGTTAATTAAGTTGTTATTGATGTTTGTCATAGTTTTGGTTCAAATACACGGATTCAAAGGTTTCTCGGAGAAAGAAAGGATTGGTCTGTTAGAATTGAAATCTTTCATAAAATCCGTCAACGATTACAAAACAGATGAAATTCTTGTTTCATGGGTTGATGATAAAGCATCTAATTGTTGTGAATGGGAGCGAGTTCAATGTAACGCCACCACTGGACATGTCATCAAGCTGTCCCTCAGTTACACAAGGCAATTCAATTATAATGAAGATTTTCAGGGATATCCAACTCTAAATTTGTCCTTGTTTCATCCTTTTGAAGAGTTGGAAAACCTTGATTTGTCTTTGAATTACTTTGGAGGTTGGCATGAGAATAAAG GTttgggaaatttgaaaaatttgaaatggtTGGATCTAAGTGACAATAATATCAACACTTCTCTAGCAAATTTAG gtttacaaaatttaagaaGTTTGAAAGAGTTGTATATGAGAGAAAATGGAATAAGTGGTTCTCTTGCTCTATTAG GTTTAGCAAATATGACAAACTTGAAAACATTGGATCtaagttcaaatcaaatcaacactTCTCTAGCAAGTTTAG GTTTAGCAAATATGACAAACTTGAAAACATTGGATCtaagttcaaatcaaatcaacactTCTCTAGCAAGTTTAG gtttacaaaatataaaaagctTGGAAGAGTTGTATATGCATGATAACGGGATTAACGGTTCTTTTACTCTGCTAG TTTTAGCGGTTGAATTCAATTAA
- the LOC123199417 gene encoding internalin A-like — protein MLDLSRNQITNAKGLGNLRNLKELDLSYNEINTFLASSGLTNMTNLKTLDLSSNQINTSLASLGLQNLKSLEELHMYNNNISGSLIPLGLVNLTNLKILDLSRNQITNAKGLENLINLKSLNLYVNQINTSLASSNLQNLKNLEELDMSYNEMSGSLSPLGLVNLTNLKRIDLSENRITDTKGLKNLKNLEELNMRSNEISGGSLTLGNNNEN, from the exons ATGCTGGATTTAAGTCGGAATCAAATCACCAATGCTAAAG GTCTaggaaatttgagaaatttgaaagagttGGATCTAAGTTATAATGAAATCAACACTTTTCTAGCAAGTTCAG gTCTAACAAATATGACAAACTTGAAGACATTGGATCtaagttcaaatcaaatcaacactTCTTTAGCAAGTTTAG gtttacaaaatttgaaaagcttGGAAGAGTTAcatatgtataataataatattagcgGTTCTCTTATTCCATTAG GGTTAGTAAATTTGactaatttgaaaatattggatTTAAGTAGGAATCAAATCACCAATGCTAAAG GTTtagaaaatttgataaacttaaAAAGCCTGAATCTATATGTTAATCAAATCAACACTTCTCTAGCAAGTTCaa atttacaaaatttaaaaaatttggaagAGTTGGATATGAGTTATAATGAAATGAGTGGTTCTCTTTCTCCACTag GTTTagtaaatttgacaaatttgaaGAGAATCGATTTAAGTGAGAATCGAATCACCGATACTAAAG gtttaaaaaatttgaaaaacttggaAGAGTTGAATATGAGATCTAATGAAATAAGCGGTGGTTCTCTTACCTTAGGTAACAACAATGAAAACTAG